One Peterkaempfera bronchialis DNA window includes the following coding sequences:
- a CDS encoding DeoR/GlpR family DNA-binding transcription regulator has translation MRGEERQHRILALVRQSGQMEVTALAADFQVAPETIRRDLNALERRGLVRRTHGGAYPVESAGFETDLARRETHQVEGKRRIAAATVRLLGEAETVFVDEGYTQQLLAALLPSDRPLTVVTASLPTAAAVAKSSETTVLLLGGRVRGRTLATVGAWATRMLSSFVIDLAIMGANGISRDFGLTTPDPVVADVKAQAVRSARRRVLVGIHTKFGAASFCRFAEIGDFETIVTDTGLPAAEAHRYSLLGPNVIRV, from the coding sequence ATGCGCGGCGAGGAGCGCCAGCATCGAATCCTGGCCCTGGTGCGCCAGTCCGGGCAGATGGAGGTCACCGCGCTGGCGGCGGACTTCCAGGTGGCACCGGAGACCATCCGCCGCGACCTCAACGCACTGGAACGGCGCGGCCTGGTCCGCCGCACCCACGGAGGCGCCTACCCGGTGGAGAGCGCGGGGTTCGAGACCGACCTGGCCCGCCGCGAGACCCACCAGGTGGAGGGCAAGCGCCGGATCGCGGCGGCGACGGTCCGGCTGCTCGGCGAGGCGGAGACGGTCTTCGTCGACGAGGGCTACACCCAGCAGCTGCTGGCCGCGCTGCTGCCCAGCGACCGGCCGCTGACCGTGGTGACCGCCTCGCTGCCGACCGCCGCAGCGGTCGCCAAGTCCTCCGAGACCACCGTGCTGCTGCTGGGCGGCCGGGTCCGGGGCCGCACCCTGGCGACCGTCGGGGCGTGGGCGACCCGGATGCTGTCGTCCTTTGTCATCGACCTGGCGATCATGGGCGCCAATGGCATCTCCCGCGACTTCGGCCTCACCACACCCGACCCCGTGGTCGCCGACGTCAAGGCCCAGGCGGTGCGCTCCGCCCGGCGCCGCGTCCTGGTGGGCATCCACACCAAGTTCGGCGCCGCCAGCTTCTGCCGCTTCGCCGAGATCGGCGACTTCGAGACCATCGTCACCGACACCGGCCTGCCGGCCGCCGAGGCCCACCGCTACTCCCTGCTCGGACCCAACGTCATCCGCGTCTGA
- a CDS encoding carbohydrate kinase family protein, translating into MTRPAVLVVGEALTDVVAGPDGQRRAHPGGSPANVALGLARLGHPVELATRIGRDRYGQVLRDHLTGAGVRLTPGSIVDAPTSTATAELDGQGSASYRFDISWDLPDLALPPCHHLHTGSIATALEPGATRVERLLAEARPGRTISYDPNLRPALLGPPAGERPRVERLVAAADLVKASEEDLAWLHPDADPDAVAARWARSGPALVVLTRGAGGACAYWGAAGRQPLPAQPVTVADTIGAGDAFMAGLLAGLLTADLLGGGGAALREAAGGGTLHPGVAAALRLAGRAAAVACSRAGADLPTLAEVGG; encoded by the coding sequence GTGACCCGGCCCGCCGTCCTGGTCGTGGGGGAGGCCCTGACCGATGTGGTCGCCGGACCGGACGGGCAGCGGCGGGCCCACCCCGGAGGCAGCCCCGCCAATGTCGCGCTCGGCCTGGCCCGCCTGGGCCACCCCGTCGAACTGGCCACCCGCATCGGCCGCGACCGGTACGGGCAGGTGCTGCGCGACCACCTGACCGGCGCCGGGGTCCGGCTCACCCCCGGCTCGATCGTCGACGCGCCCACCTCCACGGCCACCGCCGAACTCGACGGGCAGGGCAGCGCCAGCTACCGGTTCGACATCAGCTGGGACCTGCCGGACCTGGCCCTGCCCCCCTGCCACCACCTGCACACCGGGTCCATCGCCACCGCGCTGGAACCCGGAGCGACCCGGGTGGAACGGCTGCTGGCCGAGGCCCGGCCCGGCCGCACCATCTCGTACGACCCCAATCTGCGGCCCGCGCTGCTGGGGCCGCCGGCCGGTGAACGCCCCCGGGTGGAGCGGCTGGTTGCCGCCGCCGACCTGGTGAAGGCCAGCGAGGAGGACCTGGCCTGGCTGCACCCGGACGCCGACCCGGACGCGGTCGCCGCCCGCTGGGCCCGCTCCGGCCCGGCGCTGGTCGTGCTCACCCGGGGTGCGGGGGGCGCCTGCGCCTACTGGGGTGCGGCGGGCCGGCAGCCGCTCCCGGCCCAGCCGGTCACGGTCGCGGACACCATCGGGGCGGGGGACGCCTTTATGGCCGGGCTGCTGGCGGGCCTGCTCACGGCCGACCTGTTGGGCGGCGGCGGGGCCGCGCTGCGGGAGGCGGCGGGCGGTGGCACCCTCCACCCGGGTGTGGCGGCCGCGCTGCGGCTGGCTGGGCGTGCGGCTGCTGTGGCCTGCTCCCGGGCGGGTGCCGACCTGCCGACTCTGGCGGAGGTGGGGGGCTGA
- a CDS encoding low molecular weight protein-tyrosine-phosphatase has translation MTTLPSAPARIAPLRVCFVCTGNICRSPMAEQVFRTRVAEAGLEGLVETDSAGTDGWHEGDGADHRTVSVLEAGGYPSVHTARQFRAAWFASRDLVIALDAGHLRRLRRLAPTPQDAAKVRLLRSYDPALPTGADLDVPDPYYGGPEGFEECLAMCEAACDGLLDAVRQELAVRG, from the coding sequence ATGACGACCCTTCCCTCCGCCCCGGCCCGCATCGCGCCGCTGCGTGTCTGCTTCGTCTGCACGGGCAACATCTGCCGCTCGCCGATGGCGGAGCAGGTGTTCCGCACCCGGGTGGCCGAGGCGGGGCTGGAGGGACTGGTCGAGACGGACAGCGCCGGCACCGACGGCTGGCACGAGGGGGACGGCGCCGACCACCGCACGGTGTCGGTGCTGGAGGCGGGCGGCTATCCGAGCGTCCACACCGCACGGCAGTTCCGGGCCGCCTGGTTCGCCTCCCGCGACCTGGTGATCGCGCTGGACGCGGGCCATCTTCGGCGGCTGCGCCGCCTCGCCCCCACGCCGCAGGACGCCGCCAAGGTCCGGCTGCTGCGCTCCTACGACCCGGCGCTGCCGACCGGCGCCGACCTCGATGTGCCCGACCCGTACTACGGCGGGCCGGAGGGGTTCGAGGAGTGCCTGGCGATGTGCGAGGCGGCCTGCGACGGGCTGCTGGACGCCGTACGGCAGGAACTCGCCGTACGCGGCTGA
- a CDS encoding zinc-dependent alcohol dehydrogenase family protein: MKAVVITEPGSVELTTVEDPTPGPREVVVAVAACGLCGTDLHILQGEFAPTLPIVPGHEFAGEVVAVGSAVTEVAVGARVAVDPSLHCGECHYCRMGRGNLCERWAAIGVTEPGGAAEFAVAPVANCVVLPDHVATADAALIEPLSCAVRGYDVLRSKLADHVLIYGSGTMGLMMLELAKRTGAATVDMVDLNPDRLATARLLGCSNATASADEIARPRGWDVVIDATGNAAAIQDGLGRVGRGGTFLQFGVADYATRAVIEPYRIYNQEITITGSMAVLHSYERAAELFAAGVLDPGVFISDRMPLADYAHALERFQAGVGRKIQVVP, encoded by the coding sequence ATGAAGGCCGTCGTCATCACCGAGCCCGGCAGTGTCGAGCTCACCACCGTCGAGGACCCGACCCCCGGCCCCCGCGAGGTGGTGGTCGCCGTCGCGGCGTGCGGCCTCTGCGGCACCGATCTGCACATCCTCCAGGGCGAGTTCGCCCCGACGCTGCCGATCGTGCCGGGACACGAGTTCGCCGGGGAGGTGGTGGCCGTCGGCTCCGCCGTCACCGAGGTGGCCGTGGGCGCCCGGGTCGCCGTCGACCCCTCGCTGCACTGCGGGGAGTGCCACTACTGCCGGATGGGCCGGGGCAACCTCTGCGAGCGGTGGGCCGCCATCGGCGTCACCGAGCCGGGCGGCGCCGCCGAGTTCGCCGTCGCGCCGGTCGCCAACTGCGTGGTGCTGCCCGACCATGTGGCGACCGCCGACGCCGCCCTCATCGAACCGCTCTCCTGCGCGGTACGCGGCTATGACGTGCTGCGCAGCAAGCTGGCCGACCATGTGCTGATCTACGGCTCCGGCACCATGGGGCTGATGATGCTGGAACTCGCCAAGCGCACCGGCGCCGCGACCGTCGACATGGTCGACCTCAACCCGGACCGGCTCGCCACCGCCCGGCTGCTGGGATGCAGCAACGCCACCGCCTCGGCGGACGAGATCGCGCGGCCGCGCGGCTGGGATGTGGTGATCGACGCCACCGGCAACGCCGCCGCGATCCAGGACGGCCTGGGCAGGGTCGGCCGCGGTGGTACCTTCCTCCAGTTCGGCGTCGCGGACTACGCCACCCGGGCCGTCATCGAGCCCTACCGGATCTACAACCAGGAGATCACCATCACCGGCTCCATGGCCGTGCTGCACAGCTACGAGCGGGCCGCCGAACTCTTCGCGGCGGGCGTCCTGGACCCGGGTGTCTTCATCAGCGACCGGATGCCGCTCGCCGACTACGCCCACGCCCTGGAGCGCTTCCAGGCCGGAGTGGGACGCAAGATCCAGGTGGTGCCGTGA
- a CDS encoding carbohydrate ABC transporter permease, with the protein MSTAAVSPPRRRRAGPLWGLVAWAAGLLFVLPIGWMVLTSLHSEPDAATNPPSLGARLTLDGYREFFGASTGTSPWPPLVNSLTASVASTLLVLALAIPAAYALSVKPVRKWSDVLFFFLSTKMLPAVAGLLPIYLVAQNLGLLDNIWLMVVLYTSMNLPIAVWMMRSFLAEIPVAILEAAAIDGAGLPTVFRRIVIPISAPGIAATSLICFIFSWNEMLFARVLTGVRSVTAPVFLTSFVTSQGLFLAKVCAAAVVVSLPVLIAGFAAQDRLVQGLSLGAVK; encoded by the coding sequence ATGAGCACCGCCGCCGTCAGCCCGCCCCGCCGACGCCGGGCCGGTCCGCTGTGGGGGCTGGTCGCCTGGGCCGCCGGACTGCTCTTTGTGCTGCCGATCGGCTGGATGGTCCTCACCTCGCTGCACAGCGAGCCGGACGCCGCCACCAATCCGCCCTCGCTCGGGGCCAGGCTCACCCTGGACGGCTACCGGGAGTTCTTCGGGGCCTCCACCGGCACCAGCCCCTGGCCCCCGCTGGTCAACTCCCTCACCGCCAGCGTCGCTTCCACCCTGCTGGTGCTGGCGCTGGCGATCCCCGCCGCATACGCGCTCTCGGTGAAGCCGGTGCGCAAGTGGTCGGATGTGCTCTTCTTCTTCCTCTCCACCAAGATGCTGCCCGCCGTCGCCGGTCTGCTGCCGATCTACCTGGTCGCCCAGAACCTGGGCCTGCTGGACAACATCTGGCTGATGGTCGTCCTCTACACCTCCATGAACCTGCCGATCGCGGTCTGGATGATGCGCTCCTTCCTGGCCGAGATCCCGGTGGCCATCCTGGAGGCCGCCGCGATCGACGGCGCCGGGCTGCCCACCGTCTTCCGCCGGATCGTCATCCCCATCTCCGCGCCGGGCATCGCCGCCACCTCGCTGATCTGCTTCATCTTCAGCTGGAACGAGATGCTCTTCGCCCGGGTGCTGACCGGCGTCCGCTCCGTGACCGCGCCGGTCTTCCTCACCAGCTTCGTCACCAGCCAGGGACTCTTCCTCGCCAAGGTCTGCGCCGCGGCCGTGGTGGTCTCCCTGCCCGTTCTCATCGCCGGATTCGCCGCCCAGGACCGACTCGTCCAGGGCCTCTCGCTGGGAGCCGTCAAATGA
- a CDS encoding SWIM zinc finger family protein, with protein MTPARRTGSAGGARSRTFPPLPPRPGSRGPFAASWWGNAWVAALEGGQGAEGRLSRGRTYARGGAVGEITVSTGRVDARVQGSRRTPYRTSVALPQFGDADWDRLLEAVAAHSGHIAALLDRAMPPELAEDALAAGVPLFPRREQLEPSCSCPDWGHPCKHAAAVFYQVARLLDEDPFVLLLIRGRTEQEIVDDLQRRNAEYAAAEAAEAPPVPAAAPAGVPARTAFAAARSGLPPLPPPPPPVDRPGPVPVLSGSAEPGAGIDPAALEFLAADAAARAARLLADALAEGHPESPLPVELTVRQDTVRLAAAEPPPHVLARLAADATPAGPAALARAVSAWRYGGPAGLAVLDEAWTPAPAALARARDELSPARTGEALPELRNRRNHWTAPGLGVQLRLDPDGRWHPYRRERNIWWPAGPPDRDPAAALAAALNTPD; from the coding sequence GTGACCCCGGCCCGTCGTACGGGTAGTGCCGGGGGCGCCCGGTCGCGGACCTTCCCGCCGCTGCCGCCGCGCCCGGGCAGCCGTGGGCCGTTCGCCGCCTCCTGGTGGGGCAATGCGTGGGTGGCGGCGCTGGAGGGCGGCCAGGGCGCCGAGGGGCGGCTCAGCCGGGGGCGCACCTACGCCCGGGGTGGGGCGGTGGGCGAGATCACGGTCTCGACGGGCCGGGTCGACGCGCGGGTGCAGGGCAGCCGCCGGACCCCGTACCGGACCTCGGTGGCCCTCCCGCAGTTCGGCGACGCCGACTGGGACCGGCTGCTGGAGGCCGTCGCCGCGCACTCCGGGCATATCGCGGCGCTGCTCGACCGGGCGATGCCACCGGAGCTGGCCGAGGACGCCCTGGCGGCCGGTGTGCCGCTCTTCCCCCGCCGGGAGCAGCTGGAGCCATCCTGTAGCTGCCCCGACTGGGGCCATCCGTGCAAGCACGCGGCGGCGGTCTTCTACCAGGTGGCCCGGCTGCTGGACGAGGACCCGTTTGTGCTGCTGCTGATCCGGGGCCGGACCGAGCAGGAGATCGTCGACGACCTCCAGCGGCGCAATGCGGAGTACGCGGCGGCGGAGGCGGCCGAGGCTCCGCCGGTGCCCGCCGCCGCCCCGGCCGGGGTGCCCGCCCGTACGGCGTTCGCCGCCGCCCGGTCCGGGCTGCCCCCGCTGCCGCCGCCACCGCCTCCGGTGGACCGCCCGGGGCCGGTGCCGGTGCTGAGCGGCTCCGCCGAGCCGGGCGCGGGGATCGATCCGGCGGCGCTGGAGTTCCTGGCCGCCGACGCCGCCGCCCGTGCGGCACGGCTCCTCGCCGACGCGCTGGCCGAGGGGCACCCGGAGAGTCCGCTCCCGGTGGAGTTGACGGTGCGCCAGGATACCGTTCGGCTGGCCGCCGCCGAACCGCCGCCGCACGTCCTGGCCCGCCTCGCGGCCGACGCCACGCCCGCCGGGCCCGCCGCACTGGCCCGCGCGGTGAGTGCCTGGCGGTACGGCGGCCCGGCCGGGCTGGCGGTGCTGGACGAGGCGTGGACCCCGGCTCCGGCGGCGCTGGCCCGCGCCCGCGACGAGCTGTCCCCCGCCCGTACCGGGGAAGCGCTCCCGGAGCTGCGCAACCGGCGCAACCACTGGACCGCGCCGGGCCTCGGCGTCCAACTCCGCCTCGACCCGGACGGCCGCTGGCACCCCTACCGCCGCGAGCGGAACATCTGGTGGCCCGCCGGACCGCCCGACCGCGACCCGGCCGCCGCCCTCGCCGCCGCCCTCAACACCCCCGACTGA
- a CDS encoding GNAT family N-acetyltransferase, producing MSQTAENSLTSGRPPAVLPLPGGVSLRRRTLADSAALNAAVLANLDHLRPWMPWAAEAPEAAQTEEQSRAAEESWLAGTDFRYLLGLDARPGSVIGAFGLHGRIGPGALEIGYWLDAAHTGRGHARHAVSSLTAAALALPGIARVEIHCDEANTASAAIPRRLGYRLDRIRDEVIAAPAETGRIMVWIRSEND from the coding sequence ATGAGCCAGACAGCCGAGAACTCCCTCACCTCCGGCCGCCCGCCCGCCGTGCTCCCGCTGCCGGGCGGGGTGTCACTGCGCCGCCGTACGTTGGCGGACTCCGCAGCCCTCAACGCCGCCGTCCTCGCCAACCTCGACCACCTCCGGCCCTGGATGCCCTGGGCCGCAGAGGCACCCGAAGCGGCGCAGACCGAGGAGCAGTCGCGCGCCGCCGAGGAGTCCTGGCTGGCCGGTACGGACTTCCGCTATCTGCTCGGGCTGGACGCCCGGCCGGGCAGCGTGATCGGGGCGTTCGGCCTGCACGGCCGGATCGGGCCGGGGGCGCTGGAGATCGGCTACTGGCTGGACGCCGCCCACACCGGCCGGGGCCACGCCCGGCACGCCGTCTCGTCCCTCACCGCCGCCGCCCTGGCCCTGCCCGGCATCGCGCGGGTGGAGATCCACTGCGACGAGGCCAACACCGCCAGCGCCGCCATTCCCCGCCGGCTCGGCTACCGGCTGGACCGGATCAGGGACGAGGTGATCGCCGCCCCGGCGGAGACCGGGCGCATCATGGTCTGGATCCGCTCCGAGAACGACTGA
- a CDS encoding carbohydrate ABC transporter permease produces MSTTFTDRIRSRAPVGPPAPAARSSARAVAWARRAPLMPALVFMVVVTQLPFVATLVISFMDWNALYPDQRAFTGFGNYAQVFGDADLRSSVVTTIWLTAGVVLLSLLLGLGLALLLDRRFRGRGVVRTLLIAPFLLVPVASALLWKHALYNPEYGLLNGTLTAVWRFFGSDHPPQPDWITSMPLGAVAASLIWQWTPFMMLILLAGLQSRPTEAVEAARVDGADAWQVFRYLTLPHLRRYLELAALLGSIYVVQNFDAVFTLTSGGLGTANLPYTIYESFYQAHDYGRASAAGVVVVAGTIVVATLALRLVSSLLREESS; encoded by the coding sequence ATGAGCACGACCTTCACCGACAGGATCCGCAGCCGGGCGCCGGTCGGCCCACCCGCCCCGGCCGCCCGCAGCTCCGCCCGGGCCGTGGCCTGGGCCAGGCGGGCGCCGCTGATGCCGGCGCTGGTCTTCATGGTGGTGGTCACCCAGCTGCCGTTCGTGGCCACGCTGGTGATCTCCTTCATGGACTGGAACGCCCTCTACCCGGACCAGCGGGCCTTCACCGGATTCGGCAACTACGCCCAGGTCTTCGGCGACGCCGATCTGCGCTCCTCGGTGGTGACCACCATCTGGCTCACCGCCGGTGTCGTACTGCTCAGCCTGCTGCTGGGGCTGGGCCTGGCGCTGCTGCTGGACCGGCGCTTCCGGGGGCGGGGGGTGGTACGCACCCTGCTGATCGCCCCGTTCCTGCTGGTGCCCGTCGCCTCGGCGCTGCTCTGGAAGCACGCGCTCTACAACCCCGAGTACGGGCTGCTCAACGGCACGCTGACGGCGGTGTGGCGGTTCTTCGGCAGCGACCACCCGCCGCAGCCGGACTGGATCACCTCCATGCCGCTGGGCGCGGTCGCGGCCTCGCTGATCTGGCAGTGGACGCCGTTCATGATGCTGATCCTGCTGGCCGGACTCCAGAGCCGCCCCACCGAGGCGGTCGAGGCCGCGCGGGTGGACGGCGCCGACGCCTGGCAGGTCTTCCGCTACCTCACCCTGCCGCACCTGCGCCGCTACCTGGAGCTGGCCGCCCTGCTGGGTTCGATCTATGTGGTGCAGAACTTCGACGCGGTCTTCACCCTCACCTCGGGCGGCCTGGGCACCGCCAATCTGCCGTACACCATCTACGAGAGCTTCTACCAGGCCCATGACTACGGGCGGGCCTCGGCAGCCGGCGTGGTGGTGGTCGCCGGGACCATCGTCGTGGCGACGCTGGCCCTGCGCCTGGTGTCCAGCCTGCTCAGGGAGGAGAGCTCATGA
- a CDS encoding ABC transporter substrate-binding protein — MNRTEPHRTDSRETRRRPAAPLTALAACTALLAAGCAGAGGSGSSADGASVNVLMVNNPQMVDLQKLTAADFTKRTGIKVNFTVLPENDVRDKISQEFSSQAGTYDVASISNYEAPIYGKNGWLAPLDDTVAKDPDFDQADILPSIRKSLTGADGKLYAEPFYGESSFLMYRKDVFEAKGLTMPDRPTWQQVADLAAKADGAQPGMKGICLRGLPGWGEVMAPLTTVVNTFGGTWFTKDWQAQVNGEGFKQAATFYVDLVRAHGQPGAAQSGYAECLNSLQQGKTAMWYDATAAAGSLESKESPVAGKIGYVAAPVVRTKSSGWLYTWAWGIQKAGKHQKEAAAFIAWASGRQYEELVGKELGWTRVPAGKRTSTYQNAEYRKVAGAFYQATQEAIAGADPLDPGVQPRPVGGIQFVDIPEFPDLGTKVSQEIASAIAGRSSVDAALDKGQQLAEQVAAKYRNG; from the coding sequence ATGAACCGTACCGAGCCGCACCGCACCGACAGCAGAGAGACCCGGCGCCGCCCCGCCGCCCCGCTGACCGCCCTCGCCGCCTGCACGGCCCTGCTGGCCGCCGGCTGCGCCGGGGCCGGCGGTTCCGGCAGCAGCGCGGACGGCGCCTCGGTGAACGTCCTGATGGTCAACAACCCGCAGATGGTGGACCTCCAGAAGCTGACCGCCGCCGACTTCACCAAGCGGACCGGCATCAAGGTCAACTTCACGGTGCTGCCGGAGAACGACGTCCGCGACAAGATCAGCCAGGAGTTCTCCAGCCAGGCGGGCACCTATGACGTCGCCTCCATCAGCAACTACGAGGCACCGATCTACGGGAAGAACGGCTGGCTGGCCCCGCTGGACGACACCGTCGCCAAGGACCCGGACTTCGACCAGGCCGACATCCTGCCGTCGATCCGCAAGAGCCTCACCGGGGCGGACGGCAAGCTCTACGCCGAGCCGTTCTACGGCGAGTCGTCCTTTCTGATGTACCGCAAGGACGTCTTCGAGGCCAAGGGCCTGACCATGCCCGACCGCCCCACCTGGCAGCAGGTCGCCGACCTGGCCGCCAAGGCGGACGGCGCGCAGCCCGGGATGAAGGGCATCTGCCTGCGCGGACTGCCCGGCTGGGGCGAGGTGATGGCGCCGCTCACCACCGTGGTCAACACCTTCGGCGGCACCTGGTTCACCAAGGACTGGCAGGCCCAGGTGAACGGCGAGGGGTTCAAGCAGGCGGCGACGTTCTATGTCGACCTGGTGCGGGCGCACGGCCAGCCGGGCGCGGCGCAGTCCGGGTACGCGGAGTGCCTCAACAGCCTCCAGCAGGGCAAGACCGCGATGTGGTACGACGCGACCGCCGCCGCCGGGTCGCTGGAGAGCAAGGAGTCGCCGGTGGCGGGCAAGATCGGCTATGTCGCGGCGCCGGTCGTCAGGACCAAGAGCTCCGGCTGGCTGTACACCTGGGCCTGGGGCATCCAGAAGGCCGGCAAGCACCAGAAGGAGGCCGCCGCCTTCATCGCCTGGGCATCGGGCAGGCAGTACGAGGAACTGGTCGGCAAGGAACTCGGCTGGACCAGGGTCCCGGCGGGCAAGCGCACCTCGACCTATCAGAACGCCGAGTACCGGAAGGTGGCGGGCGCCTTCTACCAGGCCACCCAGGAGGCCATCGCCGGCGCCGACCCGCTCGACCCCGGCGTGCAGCCCCGGCCGGTCGGCGGCATCCAGTTCGTCGACATCCCGGAGTTCCCGGACCTGGGCACCAAGGTCTCCCAGGAGATCGCCTCCGCCATCGCCGGCCGCAGCTCGGTCGACGCCGCCCTGGACAAGGGCCAGCAGCTCGCGGAGCAGGTCGCCGCGAAGTACCGGAACGGATGA